Proteins from a genomic interval of Pseudodesulfovibrio nedwellii:
- a CDS encoding endonuclease III domain-containing protein, producing the protein MSQADTILGMYEAMHAALGDSDWWPGETPFEISIGAILTQNTNWTNVEKAIDNLKNADLLSPKAMHDLDIHELAELIRPAGYYNIKARRIFNFLKFLKNEVSYNLLALKEYSLENVRPKILGVNGIGPETADAILLYALDFPTFVVDAYTARLAHRHGLAFEGIDYHELQSLFMDVLPQDVAMYNEYHALIVRIGKDWCKKKQGLCDTCPLKHFLE; encoded by the coding sequence ATGTCTCAAGCTGACACGATTTTAGGCATGTATGAAGCCATGCACGCTGCACTTGGCGATAGCGATTGGTGGCCCGGCGAAACACCTTTCGAAATTTCGATAGGGGCTATCCTGACACAGAATACGAACTGGACGAATGTTGAAAAGGCCATCGACAATCTCAAGAATGCTGACTTGCTGTCGCCTAAAGCGATGCATGATCTGGATATCCATGAATTGGCAGAATTGATTCGTCCGGCTGGATATTACAATATTAAGGCTCGTCGAATATTTAATTTTCTTAAATTTCTGAAAAATGAAGTTTCTTACAATTTACTAGCATTAAAAGAATACTCTTTGGAAAATGTTCGTCCAAAAATACTCGGCGTCAATGGAATTGGGCCGGAAACAGCCGATGCTATTCTTTTGTATGCACTTGATTTTCCAACCTTTGTTGTTGATGCGTACACAGCCCGGCTTGCCCACAGGCATGGACTGGCTTTCGAAGGAATTGATTACCACGAGCTTCAATCTCTTTTCATGGACGTTTTGCCGCAAGATGTGGCAATGTACAATGAATACCACGCCCTTATAGTCCGTATCGGCAAGGATTGGTGTAAAAAAAAACAAGGGCTGTGTGACACCTGCCCCCTGAAACACTTTTTAGAGTAA
- a CDS encoding murein hydrolase activator EnvC family protein, producing the protein MYKHFLLILLMTLLLTGVIFAQDEGDMLHESLQQEHERADENEQKVRDLTRKAGRISTRLSDIEHDVKYLQGKIRKQERFLSKIKENERKARQDHFALEEEKQRISLELSGLMQTLWPVHLQNVRARFEGVDSWAMFDRRFNWLAEIYGATSDKLNEAHKNSEQIAKNLEQQRLLEVEAEKQLASINKNKDRLLGNKYSLRKNLKTIRKQRQDVETELTDILSTIEDLKYQLQSQKTKRFSLYKRTLPWPVQGRLVSGFNLRAKPPVRGLVIRTKDGANVQAVFWGKVVHNDTLRGFGHVVILYHGYDYYSLYAYLADTFVRNGQEVEKDEPLGTVGFYPKADGPGLYFELRFHQKPINPRNWLTALK; encoded by the coding sequence ATGTATAAGCATTTCCTACTTATTCTCCTTATGACTTTACTCCTGACCGGCGTTATCTTTGCTCAAGATGAAGGTGATATGTTGCATGAATCATTGCAACAGGAGCACGAACGTGCTGACGAGAATGAACAAAAAGTTCGTGATTTGACTCGGAAGGCCGGACGAATTTCAACCCGCCTTTCGGACATCGAACACGATGTGAAGTATTTGCAGGGAAAGATTCGCAAGCAGGAAAGATTTCTCAGCAAGATTAAAGAGAATGAACGCAAAGCTCGACAGGATCATTTTGCACTGGAAGAGGAAAAGCAACGGATATCCCTTGAGCTTTCCGGCTTGATGCAAACCTTGTGGCCCGTCCATTTACAAAATGTGCGTGCGCGATTTGAAGGCGTGGACAGTTGGGCCATGTTTGATCGTCGATTCAACTGGTTGGCTGAAATCTATGGTGCAACCAGTGATAAATTAAACGAAGCACATAAAAATTCTGAACAAATTGCCAAAAATCTTGAACAACAACGACTTTTGGAAGTTGAGGCCGAAAAACAACTCGCCAGTATCAACAAAAACAAAGATCGTCTGTTGGGCAACAAATATTCACTTCGAAAAAATCTAAAAACGATTCGTAAACAACGACAGGACGTTGAAACAGAGTTGACAGATATTCTTTCGACGATTGAAGATCTCAAGTATCAGTTACAATCACAAAAAACAAAACGGTTTTCCTTATATAAACGCACCCTTCCCTGGCCTGTTCAAGGTCGGTTGGTGTCTGGTTTCAACCTCCGAGCAAAGCCACCGGTACGAGGATTGGTCATCAGGACTAAAGATGGTGCCAACGTTCAAGCTGTTTTTTGGGGTAAAGTGGTTCATAACGACACTTTGCGAGGTTTTGGGCATGTGGTGATTCTTTATCATGGATATGATTACTACAGTCTTTATGCTTATTTAGCGGATACATTTGTCAGAAATGGACAAGAGGTTGAGAAAGATGAACCCTTGGGTACTGTTGGTTTTTATCCCAAGGCCGATGGGCCGGGATTGTATTTTGAATTGCGTTTTCATCAAAAACCAATTAATCCAAGAAATTGGTTAACAGCCTTAAAATGA
- a CDS encoding S41 family peptidase — MRVTLWIVTFLLLFTLTIAPAPSMAGREDHFEALKRFSQILDLVEGHYVKPISKKELIDNSIKGMIEQLDPHSAYLTPEDFKEMQVDTAGKFSGIGIEISQEQGRILVVSPIEDTPAYKAGLLAGDLILEINGESTQGMTLMDAVKRIRGEKGTTVTLLILHKESNKPVEVPIVRGTIPIVNVKSQSLEDGYLYLRLTKFQESSTRNLREEIEKYQKNHTLKGIVFDLRNNPGGLLGQAVSVADTFIEDGTIVYIQGKDKANRKDFYATKNSNEIKVPLVTLINAGSASASEIVAGALQDHHRSLIVGEGSFGKGSVQTIIPMSDGSGIKLTTALYYTPSGRSIQATGIEPDLRIPFVAPNKDDDAGMRDRFTLREKDLTRHLENGSKSSKSGKDADAEKAKDMLARDNQIRMALELVKSLPKLREIR; from the coding sequence ATGCGCGTCACGCTTTGGATAGTTACATTTCTTCTTCTTTTTACCCTTACCATCGCCCCTGCGCCGTCTATGGCAGGCAGGGAAGATCATTTTGAGGCGCTTAAACGCTTCTCCCAAATTCTCGACCTGGTTGAAGGGCACTACGTAAAGCCGATTTCCAAAAAGGAACTCATCGACAATTCCATCAAGGGAATGATCGAACAGCTGGACCCCCATTCTGCCTATCTGACTCCGGAAGATTTCAAGGAAATGCAGGTTGATACCGCTGGTAAATTTAGTGGCATCGGAATTGAAATCAGTCAGGAACAGGGCCGTATTCTTGTGGTCTCCCCTATTGAAGACACTCCTGCATACAAGGCAGGCCTGCTTGCTGGCGATCTTATTCTTGAAATCAACGGTGAGTCGACTCAAGGTATGACATTGATGGACGCGGTAAAGCGGATTCGCGGAGAGAAAGGAACGACAGTTACCTTGCTCATTCTGCATAAGGAATCCAACAAACCCGTTGAAGTGCCTATCGTTCGTGGCACCATTCCCATCGTCAACGTCAAGAGCCAGTCTCTTGAAGACGGGTATTTATACCTACGTCTGACTAAGTTCCAAGAATCATCCACACGGAATCTGCGTGAAGAGATCGAAAAGTATCAGAAGAATCACACCCTTAAAGGTATTGTTTTCGACTTGAGAAACAACCCTGGCGGTCTTCTTGGTCAGGCGGTTTCCGTCGCGGACACCTTTATTGAAGATGGTACCATTGTTTACATTCAAGGCAAGGACAAGGCCAACCGTAAGGACTTCTATGCCACCAAGAATTCTAATGAAATCAAGGTGCCTCTTGTCACGCTGATCAACGCCGGTTCTGCTTCGGCTTCCGAGATCGTGGCTGGTGCGCTGCAAGATCACCACCGTTCTCTCATTGTTGGTGAAGGTTCCTTCGGCAAGGGCTCAGTACAAACCATTATTCCCATGTCTGACGGTTCTGGCATCAAGCTGACAACCGCGTTGTACTACACTCCTAGCGGACGTTCCATTCAGGCTACAGGGATTGAACCTGATCTTCGTATTCCTTTCGTGGCACCAAATAAGGATGACGATGCAGGAATGCGCGATAGGTTTACCCTTCGTGAAAAGGACTTGACCAGACATCTTGAGAACGGCTCTAAGTCGTCCAAGAGCGGCAAGGATGCTGACGCTGAAAAGGCCAAGGATATGCTTGCTCGTGACAACCAGATTCGTATGGCTTTGGAATTGGTAAAAAGTCTGCCGAAACTGAGAGAAATCAGATAA
- a CDS encoding divergent polysaccharide deacetylase family protein, with product MEDFVKQTDFAILETLRELAVAMSDLDLVDVVLRQHEGHSYHYQVLQLPRVKDRNKFLVTLRRHIFERLPDAILLDNGDNEAIIRINDLPTHRLLLEAKPEIIVRPEAKKPKLAIVIDDIGENHAVLKGLLDLDLPLTFAVWPHASHTEDSISLIGLKNRDLIIHFPMEPKGYPKVKPGEDALFVNMTTAQIQQQIVENLSRVPQAIGVNNHMGSRFTAFSPGMTTALTEFKRRGLFFLDSMTSAQSVGRQTAQDVGIPFYKRDIFLDNVKDVNAIVHQLKKTERVAARQGTAIAIGHPYKETLAALKQWQADRKPSVQIISLSQISPK from the coding sequence ATGGAAGATTTCGTCAAGCAGACAGATTTCGCTATCCTTGAAACATTGCGAGAACTTGCCGTTGCCATGAGTGACCTTGATTTGGTGGACGTGGTGCTTCGTCAGCATGAAGGGCACAGCTATCATTATCAAGTGTTGCAACTCCCTAGAGTAAAAGACAGAAATAAATTTCTTGTAACCTTGAGAAGACATATTTTTGAGCGTTTGCCTGACGCAATTCTTCTCGATAACGGGGATAACGAAGCCATTATTCGAATTAATGACCTCCCCACGCACCGGTTATTGTTGGAAGCGAAACCTGAAATTATTGTTCGCCCAGAAGCAAAAAAACCAAAATTGGCTATTGTTATAGATGACATTGGCGAGAATCACGCCGTCCTTAAAGGATTGCTTGACCTTGATCTGCCTTTGACTTTTGCGGTCTGGCCTCATGCAAGCCATACAGAGGATTCCATTTCTCTCATCGGCTTAAAAAATCGTGATTTAATTATCCATTTCCCCATGGAACCTAAGGGATATCCCAAAGTTAAACCGGGTGAAGACGCCCTTTTTGTTAATATGACCACAGCTCAAATTCAGCAGCAGATTGTTGAAAATTTGAGCAGAGTTCCGCAGGCTATAGGGGTCAACAATCACATGGGATCTCGTTTCACGGCTTTCTCTCCCGGAATGACGACCGCCTTGACAGAGTTCAAGCGACGTGGGTTATTCTTTTTGGACAGCATGACATCTGCCCAAAGCGTTGGTCGGCAGACCGCTCAAGACGTTGGAATACCCTTCTACAAACGTGACATCTTTTTGGATAACGTCAAGGACGTGAACGCCATTGTTCATCAACTCAAAAAAACTGAACGAGTAGCAGCCCGTCAAGGAACTGCCATTGCTATCGGACATCCATATAAAGAGACCTTGGCAGCTCTGAAACAATGGCAAGCAGATAGAAAACCATCGGTTCAAATCATTTCTCTTTCACAAATTTCACCGAAATAA
- the fliM gene encoding flagellar motor switch protein FliM, producing the protein MSKILEQDEVDALLRGLSGGDVETETEIPEDDTGVVAFDLANQDRIIRGRMPVLEIVNDRFARLCTNALANTMRKRVDINPISIDMSKFGDFMRSLPVPTSISIFKMDPLRGNALLVVDSRLVFALVENFFGGAGSQPKVEGRDFTPIEQAIVERVVKIALANMEESWKPVHEVHVEMVRTEVNPQFAAIVPPSDVVIVVTFEVELENAIGSLIVCLPYATMEPIRSKLHASFQSERLEVDHVWINRFKERLMETPVEMVIRMGRTSISGRQLLYLQEGDIILLDTDEDELLEAEVEGIRKFHGLPGRVKGNKSFQVIKEEEIRF; encoded by the coding sequence ATGAGCAAAATCCTCGAACAAGATGAAGTTGATGCCCTGCTCCGAGGTTTATCCGGTGGGGACGTCGAAACGGAAACCGAGATACCGGAGGACGATACCGGTGTTGTCGCATTTGATCTGGCCAATCAGGACAGAATCATTCGCGGTCGCATGCCCGTCCTTGAGATTGTCAACGATCGTTTCGCACGTCTGTGCACCAATGCGCTGGCTAATACCATGCGTAAACGTGTGGACATCAATCCCATCTCTATCGATATGTCCAAGTTCGGTGACTTCATGCGTTCTTTGCCGGTCCCGACGTCCATTTCCATTTTTAAGATGGACCCACTTCGAGGAAATGCCCTGCTAGTGGTCGATTCCAGGCTTGTTTTTGCCTTAGTCGAAAACTTTTTTGGTGGTGCCGGTAGCCAACCTAAGGTTGAGGGCCGTGATTTTACGCCCATCGAACAGGCTATTGTCGAGCGTGTGGTGAAGATTGCTTTGGCAAATATGGAAGAATCGTGGAAGCCCGTGCATGAAGTCCATGTGGAAATGGTTCGTACCGAGGTTAATCCACAGTTCGCAGCCATTGTCCCCCCATCAGACGTTGTTATTGTCGTCACGTTTGAAGTTGAGTTGGAAAACGCCATTGGTTCTCTCATTGTCTGTCTTCCTTATGCGACAATGGAACCTATCCGTTCGAAGTTGCATGCATCTTTCCAATCTGAACGTCTTGAAGTCGATCACGTTTGGATTAATCGTTTCAAAGAACGTCTCATGGAAACACCTGTCGAAATGGTCATTCGCATGGGACGGACTTCCATTAGTGGTCGTCAGTTGCTCTATCTTCAGGAAGGCGACATTATTCTTCTCGATACAGATGAAGATGAACTGTTGGAGGCTGAAGTCGAAGGAATTCGTAAGTTTCACGGCTTGCCCGGTCGCGTAAAGGGTAACAAGTCTTTTCAGGTGATCAAGGAAGAAGAAATCCGTTTCTAA
- a CDS encoding ABC transporter substrate-binding protein, with the protein MKKILLILAVSLLLAATAFAGKSYVVSVTQIVEHPALDAMRNGVADRLKEKGIDVTFNVHIAQGNSATNVQIIGQIMGEQPDVVLAIATPGAQAAAQKIHDRPIVFTGVTDPVDAGLVKDLQNSDGKNVTGMSDFSPMDKHVALIQEIVPSTKTIGVIYNAGEPNSVALVSALRENVAKAGLSLEEATIANSSGVYQAAKSLIGRCDVVYIPTDNTAISALESAIKVCTQSQVPLIVGDVDSVARGAIAAVAVDYYKMGLQTGDMVAKILVDGVKPSDMPIEFLNDLKLHVNKKAAISMGVTLPESTISRAAKIIE; encoded by the coding sequence ATGAAAAAGATTTTGTTGATTTTGGCTGTGAGTCTATTGCTTGCCGCCACCGCATTCGCTGGTAAATCCTATGTTGTTTCCGTGACCCAGATTGTTGAACATCCGGCCTTGGATGCCATGCGTAATGGTGTTGCTGATCGACTTAAAGAGAAAGGCATTGATGTCACATTCAATGTTCATATCGCCCAAGGTAATTCCGCCACCAACGTTCAAATCATTGGACAAATTATGGGCGAACAGCCTGATGTCGTCTTGGCCATCGCCACTCCCGGCGCACAGGCAGCTGCACAAAAAATTCATGATCGTCCTATAGTTTTTACTGGTGTAACTGATCCGGTAGATGCAGGACTGGTCAAAGATCTGCAAAACAGTGATGGCAAAAATGTGACAGGCATGTCCGATTTTAGCCCCATGGACAAACATGTGGCTTTAATTCAGGAAATTGTGCCTTCCACAAAGACTATCGGTGTCATTTATAACGCTGGCGAGCCTAATTCTGTGGCTCTCGTCAGTGCGCTCCGTGAAAATGTAGCCAAGGCTGGATTGAGCCTTGAAGAGGCCACTATTGCAAATTCAAGCGGCGTGTATCAGGCTGCCAAAAGCCTGATCGGGCGCTGTGATGTAGTGTATATCCCGACTGACAATACGGCTATTTCTGCTTTGGAATCAGCCATCAAAGTCTGTACACAAAGTCAAGTTCCCCTGATTGTTGGAGATGTCGATTCCGTTGCTCGTGGTGCAATTGCTGCCGTGGCTGTCGACTATTATAAAATGGGATTGCAAACCGGTGATATGGTTGCCAAAATACTTGTGGACGGTGTGAAGCCTTCCGACATGCCAATCGAGTTCCTCAATGATCTCAAATTGCATGTGAACAAAAAGGCCGCAATTTCCATGGGCGTTACCCTGCCAGAATCTACTATAAGCCGTGCAGCCAAGATTATTGAGTAG
- a CDS encoding ABC transporter permease → MTSYAFFGALEQGFAYGLMVIGVYLTFRVLDFPDLTVDGSLPLGAAVSAVAVTSGYSPFFAIMMAAGAGFLAGMVTGILNTKFKILHLLASILTMIALYSVNLRIMGRPNMALLGQDTVVDWFMELTGLLPYYSTPLLFFIICLVVVIILIWFLHTEQGLTFLATGNNMQMITSQGVNTDTVIIFGVGLSNALVATSGALVAQNQGAADVNMGVGTIVAGLASVILGETIFGDKTIGRAIIAALLGSALYRIAIGLALGLKLGSFSITPSDLNLITALLVVVALIAPRMKRKILAGRSK, encoded by the coding sequence ATGACCAGTTATGCTTTTTTCGGTGCTTTGGAACAGGGATTCGCCTATGGCCTTATGGTCATTGGTGTCTATCTGACATTCCGAGTACTGGACTTTCCGGATCTCACGGTTGACGGTAGTCTTCCTCTTGGAGCCGCAGTTTCAGCCGTGGCTGTCACCTCAGGGTATTCCCCGTTTTTTGCTATTATGATGGCAGCCGGAGCGGGATTTCTTGCAGGAATGGTGACCGGTATACTCAATACAAAATTCAAAATTCTGCATCTGCTCGCCTCCATTCTAACCATGATCGCTCTTTATTCTGTTAATTTACGAATTATGGGTCGACCCAATATGGCCCTACTTGGACAAGACACAGTGGTCGATTGGTTCATGGAGTTAACCGGATTACTTCCTTATTATTCTACCCCATTACTATTCTTCATCATTTGTTTGGTCGTTGTAATCATACTCATTTGGTTTTTGCATACAGAACAAGGCCTCACTTTTCTGGCTACTGGCAACAATATGCAGATGATTACGAGCCAGGGTGTCAACACTGATACCGTAATTATCTTCGGTGTAGGCCTGTCCAACGCACTGGTCGCCACGTCCGGCGCATTAGTCGCTCAAAACCAGGGGGCAGCTGACGTTAATATGGGGGTGGGGACCATCGTTGCCGGTTTGGCTTCGGTCATACTTGGTGAAACCATTTTCGGCGACAAGACCATTGGACGTGCTATCATTGCCGCCCTGCTCGGGTCCGCTTTGTATCGTATAGCGATTGGTTTAGCCCTTGGTCTCAAACTTGGTTCTTTTTCCATTACTCCGAGCGATTTGAATTTAATCACAGCCCTTCTTGTTGTCGTGGCATTGATCGCACCCAGAATGAAACGTAAAATTCTCGCCGGGAGGTCCAAATGA
- a CDS encoding ABC transporter ATP-binding protein: MISISGVSKAFNKGDVNEVTALNGVNLEVKDGDFITIIGSNGAGKSTFLNALAGSFFIDSGKLILDDTDITKWPEYKRAGLIGRVFQDPLLGTCAEATIEQNLAMANKRGLSRGLSRGVKNKDREFFKEKLAVLSLGLEDRLKTHTGLLSGGQRQALTMLMATLVRPRLLLLDEHTAALDPKTGSMVLGLTEEIVSSQGLTTLMVTHNMNQAIAMGNRLIMFHRGKIILDISGEEKTNLKVEDLLQRFSKLRGEEGVSDRMLLS, encoded by the coding sequence ATGATATCCATATCCGGCGTGAGCAAAGCCTTTAATAAAGGCGACGTTAATGAAGTGACAGCACTCAACGGTGTGAACCTTGAAGTGAAAGATGGTGACTTTATTACCATTATCGGTTCCAACGGTGCAGGAAAATCCACCTTCCTCAACGCTTTGGCTGGTTCATTTTTCATTGATTCCGGCAAGCTAATTCTCGATGACACAGATATTACTAAATGGCCTGAATACAAACGGGCTGGGCTTATAGGCAGAGTCTTTCAGGATCCACTGCTTGGCACCTGTGCAGAGGCGACGATTGAACAAAATCTCGCCATGGCCAACAAACGAGGATTATCTCGTGGATTGTCCAGAGGTGTCAAAAACAAGGATCGTGAATTCTTTAAGGAAAAGCTGGCTGTGCTTAGCTTGGGGCTTGAAGATCGTCTCAAAACGCACACAGGTTTACTGTCCGGTGGTCAAAGACAAGCCTTAACCATGCTTATGGCGACATTGGTCCGCCCTCGCCTGTTATTGCTGGATGAACATACAGCCGCCCTTGACCCCAAAACCGGCAGTATGGTTCTCGGTCTAACCGAAGAAATCGTTAGTTCACAAGGACTGACAACATTGATGGTGACACACAACATGAATCAGGCCATTGCCATGGGCAATCGGCTTATCATGTTTCATCGAGGTAAAATCATTTTGGATATCAGTGGGGAAGAAAAAACAAATCTCAAGGTCGAAGATCTGCTTCAGCGTTTCTCGAAGTTACGCGGAGAAGAAGGCGTCTCCGACCGGATGCTGCTGAGCTAG
- the ndk gene encoding nucleoside-diphosphate kinase: protein MAIEQTFSIIKPDAVGRGLIAEILKMITDSGLKIKGMKMMHMDRAKAEGFYAVHKERPFFGELVDYMISGPVVVTCLEGENAIETYRNLMGATNPADAAEGTIRAAYGENIQNNSCHGSDGPDTAKTEVAYFFNNDELVG, encoded by the coding sequence ATGGCTATCGAACAAACCTTTTCCATCATCAAGCCCGATGCAGTGGGTCGCGGTCTCATCGCTGAAATTCTGAAAATGATCACCGATTCCGGTCTGAAGATCAAAGGCATGAAAATGATGCACATGGATCGTGCCAAGGCTGAGGGCTTTTACGCCGTTCATAAGGAACGTCCTTTCTTCGGTGAACTGGTGGATTACATGATTTCCGGTCCCGTGGTTGTTACCTGTTTGGAAGGCGAAAATGCTATTGAAACATACCGTAACCTGATGGGCGCCACCAATCCGGCTGACGCTGCAGAAGGCACCATTCGTGCTGCTTACGGCGAAAACATCCAGAACAACTCCTGCCACGGTTCCGACGGTCCTGACACCGCCAAGACCGAGGTGGCATACTTCTTTAACAACGACGAGCTGGTGGGATAA
- the proC gene encoding pyrroline-5-carboxylate reductase — protein MTHTIGFIGVGNMGTAILKGLTSRDDIKLHGFDLHTDNLVRAGKEYGLVAQKSALDLAKACDYIIVAVKPQHAEPVIKEIAASLDRSKCLISICAGLSLGKFEEWTENRCAVVRVMPNTPALVNEGVSAICLDNANLSDEMREFVPAMFKGIGQAHILPEKQFDAFTGVIGSGPAYVFYFMEAMIESGVALGLTRPQATQMVEGLFLGSSKLAAESDLSVTQLREMVTSPAGTTIRALMHFDRQAVKGDIIDGVFESYFRSIELGKK, from the coding sequence ATGACTCATACTATCGGGTTCATAGGCGTTGGCAATATGGGGACAGCCATTCTCAAAGGGCTGACCTCGCGTGATGACATCAAACTGCATGGATTCGACCTGCACACGGATAATCTCGTCCGGGCTGGTAAAGAATATGGTCTTGTGGCGCAAAAAAGCGCTCTGGACCTCGCCAAGGCATGCGACTACATCATTGTGGCCGTCAAGCCGCAACACGCTGAACCCGTGATCAAGGAAATTGCGGCATCATTGGATAGGTCCAAATGCCTTATTTCCATCTGTGCTGGGCTTTCTCTTGGAAAGTTCGAAGAATGGACTGAAAACCGATGTGCCGTGGTGCGGGTCATGCCCAACACCCCAGCACTGGTCAATGAAGGCGTGTCCGCCATTTGTTTGGACAATGCCAATCTGTCTGATGAGATGAGGGAATTCGTCCCGGCCATGTTCAAAGGAATCGGTCAGGCTCACATTTTACCGGAAAAACAATTTGATGCCTTTACCGGCGTCATTGGCTCCGGTCCGGCCTATGTCTTCTATTTTATGGAAGCAATGATTGAATCTGGTGTTGCTCTCGGCCTAACAAGGCCACAAGCTACACAGATGGTCGAAGGACTTTTCCTTGGTTCATCAAAACTGGCAGCAGAAAGTGATCTTTCCGTTACCCAGTTGCGTGAGATGGTTACATCACCTGCCGGCACAACGATTCGTGCGCTTATGCACTTTGATCGTCAGGCCGTTAAGGGAGACATCATTGACGGTGTTTTCGAGTCATACTTTCGAAGTATCGAACTCGGCAAAAAATAA
- the cbiB gene encoding adenosylcobinamide-phosphate synthase CbiB, with translation MTTFPSAFIIPTLAVMLDSILGDPKKLPHPVRFIGKWLDLYENAARKVKINLGIAGWIAVLLFASVSWGIVALVTVIPYLGVLISLYLSYAGLALGCLIKESSKVLHVLESGDIVGARKAIAMLVSRDTSELDANGIRRTLAETVSENLNDGFVAPLFYLCLFGPGGLWAYKTVSTMDSMWGYRTERFNDLGRGAAKTDDLLAWLPARITAYLMIIAGKLRGLNIKETKKHFKKDARKMESPNAGWPMATAAWLIGGQMGGPTVYFGTVKDKPVLGPIDKPWDKTMIRALIGLCDKTGTIAAWVFIPVLGMLSLAF, from the coding sequence ATGACTACATTCCCATCCGCTTTTATCATCCCCACTTTGGCTGTCATGCTGGACAGCATACTTGGTGATCCCAAAAAACTGCCACACCCCGTACGTTTTATCGGGAAATGGCTTGATCTCTATGAAAATGCAGCCCGTAAGGTCAAAATCAACCTTGGTATAGCCGGTTGGATCGCAGTCCTTCTCTTCGCCTCAGTCTCTTGGGGGATCGTCGCATTAGTCACGGTGATACCATATCTTGGCGTTCTTATAAGCTTGTACCTTTCATACGCAGGACTGGCTCTCGGTTGTTTGATCAAAGAATCCAGCAAAGTTCTTCATGTATTAGAATCCGGTGACATTGTCGGAGCACGTAAAGCCATAGCCATGTTGGTAAGTCGAGATACAAGCGAACTTGACGCCAATGGTATTCGTCGCACTCTCGCAGAAACAGTCAGCGAGAATCTCAACGATGGTTTTGTCGCTCCATTGTTTTATCTCTGCCTGTTTGGGCCCGGCGGACTGTGGGCTTACAAGACAGTCAGTACCATGGATTCCATGTGGGGATATCGCACGGAGAGATTTAATGATCTTGGACGTGGCGCTGCCAAAACAGACGATCTTTTGGCGTGGTTGCCTGCACGAATTACAGCGTATTTAATGATCATTGCGGGTAAATTGCGCGGCTTGAATATAAAAGAGACAAAAAAGCATTTCAAAAAAGATGCCAGAAAAATGGAAAGCCCTAATGCTGGATGGCCCATGGCTACCGCTGCCTGGCTTATTGGTGGTCAAATGGGTGGACCAACCGTGTATTTCGGTACAGTCAAAGACAAACCTGTACTTGGTCCTATCGATAAGCCGTGGGACAAAACCATGATTCGTGCTTTAATCGGGCTGTGCGACAAGACCGGAACCATAGCGGCTTGGGTATTCATTCCAGTCCTTGGAATGTTATCGCTAGCGTTTTAA